Within the Salvia hispanica cultivar TCC Black 2014 chromosome 4, UniMelb_Shisp_WGS_1.0, whole genome shotgun sequence genome, the region catcaGGGACATGTGAGGATGTATGGGTTGGTTGTTTCCGTATCCAGGAACGAAAGGTTGCTGGGAGCCTTGAACGTGCTGTCTATTTCCTGCATAATTGTTCATAGCAGAATTACAATTACTGACACCTGGCAGCCCCATTGGCCGTTGCACCCCAGCAGAACCAAACTGTCCCGACATCACAAGGGCCCGTTCGGCAGCAATCCTCTGCCTTGTCCTTTCCATCTGCTCACATTCTCTCATTAGCAATGTTTCAATTTCTGCAAACTGCTTCAACTTTAGCTCCAATCGCTTTAACTGAAAGAACAATCGATGCAGTACCATATGTCAACATACATTGCATCATGAGACATCACCATCATAAAAGTGCCAATTTCGGaatgaagaaaacaaattgGCCTACATATAAGGAACATTGTGGCAGGAATAGAAGTTGAGCCGAAGCAAGACGAAAGAAgtagttttaatttcttaagCAATGGAAGATGGTATTGCAATCAATATGAGCTGAGTAGAGCATCTAAAGCTTTCAACATAGCATAAGTGCATAACGAAAGCTTTCAGCAAAACCGACCATAAGATTATACATAATCATTGCAAGGATAGTACCTGATGGTTAATAATATTAGCAGATAACCGCTGGATTTCACGCTCTTCATGATCAGCAAAAAGCTTTGCCTTCATAGCTGCTGCAGCAAGGCCATCTTCGGCCGCAGAGATCACTTTTTCAGCAGATAGTGTAGCACCTTCAGCATCATGTTGGCTCAAAGAACCTTCACGGAATGAATTTCAGTAGTATTAATAGGAGAAATTAAAGGCCAACAAAAGATTAGCTACACGTACCTCCAGGACTCCCTTCTTTGCTACTCTCCTTAGACAATGAACCCAAAGATGCATGGGCACAGGCTGCAGCCACTCTTGGCCCCAATGCAGAAGCAAGAAACGCCACCTATAAGAACATCAGGTTGATTATAAGGACATGCTTAAACAAATTAGTATGCAGCAGAAATTCCGAGCTTCTAACGACATTGGACGCATATACATGAGTACAAGGATGAAAATGGAGCTTCAGATTATACAGTGCATAGCAGTGATATTTCCAGAAACAAGTTAAGGTGAATCTGAGAAGCTTCCATAACCATCACATGAAAATCTACAGAAAATTTTCAGTTCTGACCCATCAAAATGTTTTCAGTTGTGCCACAGCAAGATGGGCAGGAAGAAACGAAATAGATATCATAGAACAGATTTAGGGTTTCAGTTTTAAGTCCCTAAGAGAATGGTAATTTCAACAATCAGGAATCCAAGATGTGCAAGGAACAAACATGATAAGATATATTTGTGAGAACAAAAGAGATGAATAATAAAGGAATCATGTCATTACAGTATTCCCAGGAAGTAGACACTAAAACGATTACGGATGGGGCAGAAGACAAAAACCCGCACATGGAGTAAAAAAAGGAAGTGGTGACAAGGTGAGGAAAGACACTTAATATAAACAAACAAGCATACTTCATGAGCAATACCAGAGACATCACTGGGTTTCCAGAGCTTGAGAAAGGAAATTTTCTTTCAGTATCTTCCCCTTCCAAGCAGATTCCTGTGTCAAGAGTTAATGCCAAACTTAATTTATAGAACTCCATATTATGCAGAAAATATAACTTAGACATTGGCCCCAACCATTTGAAATTGGCTCTGATCTTTCATGATTGCTCAAATTCGACGAACCAGATGTGCTTGGAACATCAATACTGTCCAGTGGAGCGCCATCCAGAGGAAGACGGACAAAATGGAGAATGCACTGTGCTTTTGATTTGGAGCCAACATGCTCTGCAATTTTATTCCAATTCTCATTATAAAGCTGCATTCCCTCAAGAAGCAGCAACGTTTCCTGGTCAGACCAACTATCCCCGTCCAGGTCTCCATAATCTTTCGTGGAATTCTCTTTCATAAAATCAAGGCTAGAGTGACCAGCAATGAATCCTGCCTCATGATAGCAATCCAAACAGAGTCTCGCATCAACCTATCAAGATCAAGGGTCAGCCACACACACAAAAGACTGATCACATTCCTGCTCTCTACAAACTATGCAATATGCATctttttattcaatattgTTGAGTGCAATTATCAATAACACGTGTTAAGCTACTTTAATACACAAATTATccttataaaaaattaatactatcacAGCTTTACTCTTTCCAGGGTAGAAGGGAAGATTGCTTGGTGCAAGCTCATCTATACATCAGGAATAAAAAGACACCTTTATTTGTGGCTTTGGGCAATCCAAACTATGGACAGCATACAAACAGTACCATGTCCATACTGCTGTAAGGAGAGGCAGGACACCAAAAATAAGGAAAAGTGCACAGTATTTAACACTTATGCTTAGTGTATGATATGCcaattgcaaaaaatattacatttaCCTCCTTCTGCGACTGGTAGTACACTGCAGGAATAGGTCGTGAACAACAGTTGCATTGATGCTCGGATAATTTTTCTCTAATAGCACTGTCAATGTCAGAATCCTCTTCCTGCTGACATGCAAGTTCTGGATAAACATCAGTTGCCTTCAGCCTACATTTTGGCTTGTCAAACTTGATTAAGCTGTCTATAGATTTCAAAGCAGACAAAGGGACGTGAAGTTCGTTATTTGAATCCTCACACAAGTAAGTTCCACCCTTTGGGGCCTCATGCTTAGGAGGAGTTGCACAATAGTTGATAATCCCCCAGTGATCCAGAAACCTAAAAATTCGAGTTAAGTCCTCATTATCAATACCAGCTTCTAGGCCCTGACAGTTAGCCACAGCTAGGTTCTTTTCAGGGTTTTCCATATACATAGCAACAATGAAATTCCGACATTCCATATACTTTTCAGGTGTATGTTCTGTGGATTTtccagaaaaaaaatgtggaaCCACTTGTCTCTCCAATCTATGCACTGAATTTGGTGAAAACCATTCTGTATAAAATAATGGCATTAGAACCAAGAATCAGAAATGGAATAGTCTATTTTCAGGAAACATAGATTATGGTAAGATGAATAATGACTTGGACAGCTACATAAGCTATTCCAGAAAAGCATATAGGGGAAGGGTAGGCAGGCATATATGCTTCAAGTTCAGAGTAATTTATATCACACTGACTGAACTACACCGTAGgaattttaataaacataaaactaGTTAGTTATTAACTTCCACAAAAAGCAGAATAGTCTCTAGTCGCTAATAAGGTGACCAGAACCAACGTATAAGATAGATGCCCAAATTATGCTACACAACAATAAAACTtccaaaaaaagtaaatgttggagatgtattataaattttgaatatgaaGCGTCTACAATCATATAGGAAGATGTCCATGTCCCACATTGAGTTAACCAAGCCAAACTATTTTTAACCATATAAACTAAAGGAGATGACCCGTGAATCCttgttgaaacttgaaattaTGCTCAGTTCATATAGCCGACTACTACACTACGACCTTAAACCAAATTAGATTATTAAATactcaaacaaaaattgaatgcTACAAACAATTTTGTGTGCAGTTCATTGAAGTTAACAATCCAATTATTTAGATCCAGAACTATTTCGGAATAACGAGTTAACTTGGAATATTAATTGCATGCGTAAGAAGAAAACCTACATGTTTACAAAccaattgtaaattaatctgAACTATATTCGTTTAGAATCAAATTTGAATAGCACTCCTAGTTGCCAAGCATGATAGACGAATGGAATAAACTCAAGttaatacaataaatatacaaacacTAGTGAAAGAAATTGAACCGACCTGAATGTACTGGGACAACATGAACACGACCTGCGCTCCCGAGCCTTTTAGTAACACCACTGCCAGCGACTATCCTAGGTGGCCTGATCACATATGAACCACCCCCACTAGCACTTGCAGTCTCCTCTGAGGGAACCCCTAAAAGAGCAGGATTGTCTCGAGGCACTGCAGAAAGTGCCTGCAGCTGCCGATAAGAAATATTCTCCAACACCGGCACCCTACTCTGCCCTAGGCCTATGCCATCCCCATATCTTGCAGCCCTCTCAAACTCCACAATTCGGAAGACAGATGAGTGGGGCCTATTTATCACCCTCTTAATAGCAACTGGAAACTCACATAACTTCAGTCCACCAGCAACTAGCTTTTCATCCCCTTTCTCTCCTGTAATCTGGGCTGTCCTATCAGAACTACGAATTTGAGGATCGTCTTCACTTTCCAGATGGTTCTGTGGGGGGTCCAGATCTGGGTCATCATCGTCATCGTTATCATTAAGTATGTCATCATCATGCTCTTTCAGTTTAGACTTGCGCGCCACTGAGTTATCCCTTTTCCGCTTTCTCCACCTTGCTCTTGCTTCTTAAGAAGAGGATGCAAGCATAAAGGGAAGAAAAATAAGCAAATAGAATGGCATCCAGTTTTTGTAGGTTTCACGAGTAAAGCAATGGCTAATATATAAAACCTTTTTCAAAACCTAGCAacttgattttaaaattgatttatgatTGAAATATCGCATTTCACATTCTAACATGAATCCTGCATGagttttcaatattttcatgaGCAAAGTCTACTCTCAAgtaaagaaaaggagaaaaccTAAAGTTTGTAGcaaacacaataaaaatagcaaattGCATTTCAATTGGAACCAATAATTCGATGCTACCCGCATTTTAAAATGAAGAAGCTAAACTTCACTGTTTAGAAACAAGTCACAGGGCATAGAAAATGTGAATGGGGATTTGCAAGATTTCACAAACACGCATACCAATCGACGCAAAAAACGTAAAAGAGTCATCAATCTCAAGTCCTCCACAATAAATCAGAAGTGCGCACACGCAAATTGAGGCAGTAAGAAAGTAGAATTTCGGGGTTTATAAAGAGCTACCTGAGGAGGAAGCTGGCATTGCTCAAGGGAAAAATTGGGGGGAGAGATTTATGGAGGGTTTGAAGTTTGAGGTTTAGGGGAGAGCGAGAGATCGGTGGGGTCTCCGTGATTGGTGAGGTGGAGAGCTGAGATTGTGGTGTGCGAAGAGTGTGTGAGTGGTGcgtgagagagaaagagaggagggAAGAATGGGGATGAAATTGTTGtgtttttttccctctctaaACATTGTAGCGTGCTTTGCTTTGGGGTGGGAGTGCTGCCTCTataatactttctccgtccccgattaggaATCACACTTTAACtggacacgaattttaagaaatgtaaagaaaagttggttaaaaaagttagtagaatgtgggattcattttttttattgattttataataaaatgtgagtgaattgagttaatggaatgtgtgacctacttactatttatggtaaaaatgaagtgtgactcttaattgggaacggaccgaaatggaaaagtgtgactcttaatcggggacggatggagtatattattagtactttttttttaacagCTAGGAAAAAGGGGAATTCCATTTTGGTCCCtggatttttcattttgatccatttaaatttatgtcaaACAGAAGAGTTAGATCAAAGTATAACTCATattaaatgcataattagataatacaaatttaatttattatggaagtgttcggtttgcaaaaTTGTATCTcgggattaaatatgtattgtaTTTGATTCATGAAATTCAATACCACAACTCAAACTTAAATGGATAATCAtagaataattaatcatatctAATCCctcaaactaaaataatatcataactCAAATTATAAGAACTATTTTAGTTCTAAATAAAAGTTTCAGTATaatttatagtgaagtatttactccgtgaaatattttaGTTCACTATAATGGCATTTTTGTTCACTCCGCgttttcaaatttgtgttgTGAACTAAATCGCTTTTATAGTAAACTAAATTTatgttctctagttatacatTAGgtcatctccaaccatttacaccaaactcaaacccacTTTTGAGTATATATTAACACCAAAAGTAATTTACTAcaatcatttacaccaaactcaactcaaactcaaaagaatattctaTATCCACTTACTTTTTATACCTTTCCAATTACACCTACatacttatttaaattacatattaatcCCACAACAttatatcaaaaatttaaattaaattaaataataaaataaattttcttattatatattaaatatactctattttttttaaaaagacttacttgaaaactaatatacatttcacatgataaaattaaaacataaatcaaaaagttttcaaaatatcacaattacaaaacaaatataccACAATATggatataaaactaaaaaaaaaattcaagactcaaaatttgtatttgttCCCACAACTGATCAACTAGTGCAAGTCCAGaggagaattttatttcattttgctatatactccctccgtccatgaaatattgtccaagtTTGActtggcacgggttttaagaaatgtgaagaaagtgagttaaaaagttagtagaatgaggatctcatatttatatattacttttatatgaGAATGTGAGTAGAAAGAGTTGGTGGAAAGTGAGAaccatttaccaaaaatagaaaaaagaaaagcaaagtAGACAACTTTTCACggacagaccaaaatgataaaactggacaatatttcatggacggagggagtgtcAAGTCAAATACTTTTGAAATCGAACATCTTCATTTGTTAGTGTAATTTTTTCGTGTTTTAATtcacataatgaaataataatagatcGATTTGCAATATCTTATAAACTTTTGCAGTAataccatatttggtgttgcaTACCATATTTGGTGTAAATTCCGTagaaaacaccaaaaatgagtttaagtttgatgtatggttggagatgatttttacaccaaaaataggttttggtgtatggttggagtTGGTCTAAGTGATTTTCCTATATCACTGATCTTTATATTATACATGTTGTGTAAATTACTCCTATGTAAACTATGTAATACGTAATTGCAttgattaacatttttacGTGAGAGATCAATCATTTCGCTGGGTGGCCGTAGggctggcaaatcgtgcggatTGGGTCGTTATCGGGTCAACCCGATAACGACTCAATCCAATAAGGTCAAACCCGAACCCAACCTGTTAAGGAAACCCCAAACCCGAACACGATAACGGCACGAACCACTTTgggttgacccgacacgataaGAACACGATATCGACCTGGACACGATAAGAACACGATATCGACCTGAACACGATAccgacacgaaccactttgggttgacccgacacgataacaacacgacAACAACCTAagcacgataacaacacgatTACATATTGCTTCAAAAAATGATCAAGACTTTAAAAAGCCATATAGCATGAAGATGTTCCattttaaacaacaaaactccaacaaaatccaaaaaaacccaacaaaatacataacttttgtttcaaatacataacttttgttccaaaacccaacaaaaaaatttgaaacaacataaaagaactaaagaagtaaaaagaaaaaaataaaaaagagtgaaaatactaaaaattaaattaaatttattgaatcaaaataaaaagaatataatagtaaaataaattatattataaagttatttgTTGATTAGTTTTGCTAGTACATAATATCTGAATTAACGTTTTGTATCTATAagtataaacttattttttataaatttattcaaattatccTTTTATTCTAAACACTAattgatttagttttatttttcacttggATCTCTCACGTACATtgtattatttcatttctttcgactactttaatttttgtaatttgaaatataatttgaagcttgtaatttcaaatattttctatatattataacaCATGAAGAAATATGCAAAGTAGGGTCATTACATGGTcatttaatatcattatccaaaattacatgaatgaagacataattatatattttgaatatattaactAATATACTTGAAGTGTCACATGCCTAGACGTTGATAACAACAACCTTTTATCGTCGAACTAGCTCTTATGTATCATTTGATGCACTATAATATATAACAgattattaatcataaattaattttataatatgggtctaaaatttgttttggtttatcataatatttaaatatatcaatttatatagcAGTCATATAATTAAAGGATATGTTACAACTTACATGTTGGGTTCCACATGTTATCATCATACCATCtctattatgatattattacgcactatgaaaataattataaaagtaatattaaaataatacagtaaatgaaatattgaaaatattgtgattaatcatatagtaatactaataatttttcatgatcttatcaatttttggAGCAAGTGCTATACATTTGAATgttgtattactattatatgtgTTGAGTCCAATAATGTCTCATCATTGAATGACCCATattataatgttaataattttagatagaATAATCAAccaatatgtataatattattttcaaaattaaaagttagaaattaatgataaaatatcaatggtttcaaaaataatatgagagAATTTCCTAACAAAAGAGTGTTTTCCTAATTTAtactttgtaaaaaaaaagcaatttatttatctttatatcattgtgatagtttaataaaatgaataaaaaattattccattattattccattaaaatactatggatggttattttctctaaaattttatcttttaataagGGTCTTGGTACATATTGTACAAcaatacaaatgaaaaatgaaaaattataaataaggtCAAATTAgtcaaaaaaatatgtaattaatgatgctatctaatcaaaataaattaatattatcctttttaaaatttgaagggcattttgtgtatacaatttttgcaaa harbors:
- the LOC125185136 gene encoding SWI/SNF complex subunit SWI3C-like, with product MPASSSEARARWRKRKRDNSVARKSKLKEHDDDILNDNDDDDDPDLDPPQNHLESEDDPQIRSSDRTAQITGEKGDEKLVAGGLKLCEFPVAIKRVINRPHSSVFRIVEFERAARYGDGIGLGQSRVPVLENISYRQLQALSAVPRDNPALLGVPSEETASASGGGSYVIRPPRIVAGSGVTKRLGSAGRVHVVPVHSEWFSPNSVHRLERQVVPHFFSGKSTEHTPEKYMECRNFIVAMYMENPEKNLAVANCQGLEAGIDNEDLTRIFRFLDHWGIINYCATPPKHEAPKGGTYLCEDSNNELHVPLSALKSIDSLIKFDKPKCRLKATDVYPELACQQEEDSDIDSAIREKLSEHQCNCCSRPIPAVYYQSQKEVDARLCLDCYHEAGFIAGHSSLDFMKENSTKDYGDLDGDSWSDQETLLLLEGMQLYNENWNKIAEHVGSKSKAQCILHFVRLPLDGAPLDSIDVPSTSGSSNLSNHERSEPISNGICLEGEDTERKFPFSSSGNPVMSLVAFLASALGPRVAAACAHASLGSLSKESSKEGSPGGSLSQHDAEGATLSAEKVISAAEDGLAAAAMKAKLFADHEEREIQRLSANIINHQLKRLELKLKQFAEIETLLMRECEQMERTRQRIAAERALVMSGQFGSAGVQRPMGLPGVSNCNSAMNNYAGNRQHVQGSQQPFVPGYGNNQPIHPHMSLMQQQQQQQQQQQQQQQQQQQGMYGLGPRLPLSAIHPSSSASNTMFNPTSNSQPSLGYPMLRPLSGTKSGLG